GGTGGCACGTGAGGGCCTCACCGTGGAGGGTCGCCGCACGCGGATCGGCTGACCCTCCGCCGGGACGGGGACGGCCCGTGCCACCCGGGGCGTCGGGCGGCACGGGCCGTGACCGTGAGGGCCGGTCCCGGCCCCGGGGTGACGTCAGGCGGCGGACCAGCCGCCGTCGGACGCCAGGACCTGCCCGTTGACGTTCGTCGAGTCCTTCGACAGCAGGAACGTGATCGACGCGGCGAGCTGCTCGGGCATGGCGATGTCCGCCATGATCCCCATGCCGGCCTGGACGCGACCCATGCCGAACTCGTCCACGTCCCGCGGCTGCATGCCGGTCGCGACCCCACCGGGCGCGACGGCGTTCACGCGCACGCCGGTGCCCGTGTACATGTAGGCGGCGTTCTTGGTGAGCCCGACGACGGCGTGCTTGGAGGCCGTGTAGGCGGCGCCGGCGGCCGAGCCGCGCAGGCCCGCCTCGGACGCGACGTTGACGACGCGCCCCTCGGCGGCCGCGAGCATGCCGGGCACGACGGCGCGCATGAGCTTCATCGTCCCGGTGACGTTGACGCCCAGGACCCGCTCCCAGGTGCCGTCGTCGACGGAGTGCACGGGCGCGAACCGGTCCATGATCCCGGCGACGTTGGCGAGGGCGTCGATGCGGTCCCCGGCGGCCTCCACGACGCGCGCGACGGCGGCGGAGTCGGTGATGTCGGCGACGACGGGCACGATCGCGGCGCCCTCGGGAAGCGTGGCGGCGAGGTCGGCGGCGAGCTCGTCGAGGCCGGACCGCGTCATGTCGACCGCGACGACGCGGCCGCCCTCGCGGGCGACGCGGGACGCGGTGGCGCGGCCGATGCCGGACGCGGCGCCGGTGACGACGACGGTCTGCCCGGTGAATCGGCCGGGGGTGATCTCCTCGACCCACTCGGCGGGTTCGGGCGCGACGGTCTCGCTCGCGGGCGCGGCGGTCCCGGTGGCGGCGTCGGTCGCGGCGGGGGCGGTGTCGCCGGCGGCGCGGAGCTCGGCGGCGCGGGCGACGAGGGCGTCGGCGGCCTCGGCCGGGAACTTGCCGCGGGAGAGCTTGACGAGCCTGCCGAGGGAGAGGCGACGGGCCGGCGCGAGGGACGAGGGGGTGGTCCCGGCCTCCGCCAGCATCTCGGTGAGCACGCGCTCGCCGACAGGGTCGGCGAGCCACTCGGCGACGGTGTGCTTGAGGGTGAGCTCGGTCATCGGAGGTCCTTCGTCGGTACCGGACACTGTTGTCCGGATGTGGTCACTACACTAGCACCGTGACCACCGAGGCAGGCAGCAGCTCGCGCCGCAGCAACCCCGGCCCCCGGGCCGCGGCGCGCAACCGGGCGGCGCTCCTCGCCGCCGCCCGCGAGGTGTTCGCCGAGCACGGCGCGCACGCCCCGCTCAACGCCGTCGCCCGGCGCGCCGGCGTCGGCCAGGGCAGCCTCTACCGGCACTTCCCCGACCGCGTCGAGCTCGTCATCGCGCTCTTCGAGGAGCAGGTCGTCACCCTCGAGCAGCGCGGCGCCGACCCGGACGCGCGCCTCGCCGACCTCCTCGGGCTCATCACCCGCCACGCCATGGACTCCGTCGTCAGCATCGACCTCGTGTCCGCCCGGCCCGAGGAGCGCCCCGACCCCCGGCTCACGGACCTGCGCTCCCGCGTCGCCGACGTCCTGGCGACCCGTGTCGACGACGCCGTCCGCACCGGCGCCGTCCCGCCCGGGACCACCGTCGAGGACCTCCTGCTCGGCGTCGAGCTCGTCACCGCCGCCCTCACCCGCCGCCCCGCCGTCGAGCGCGCCGTCTACGCGGCGCGCGCCTGGGCGCTGCTCGGCTTCGAGGCCGCGCCCCCGCGCTGAGCGGCGCCGTCCCGTGCCGGCGGGCACCGAGTCGGGATGCGTCGCGACGACTCCCGAGGCTCCGCGCGGACTCGCGCCGTCGTGCGCTGACTCGCGTTGGCCTGCGCTGAGTCGCGTTCTCCCGCGCTGAGTCGCGCCGCCGTGCACTGACTCGCGGACCCTGCGTTGACCTGCACCGATGTCGGACCGCGCCGGACTGCGTTTTCCTCGCGCCGGGGCGTCGGCCGGGGCGTCCGGCCCTGCCCGGCGACGGCCGTTGCGGGCGTGTTGCGGTCTGGTAACAGTTAGAGAGGCGAGGTAGCAAAAAGGTCGAGCGATGGCCAGAGTGTGAGCCACACCACGTCCGAGGGTGGGTGGGGGCCGGTACCCGGGCGCCACCACGACGTCGAAGGAGCTCACGTGAAGCGCACTCGTTCTCTCGCCGCGGTCGCGACCGCGGCGGCCGCCGCCCTGGTCCTCACCGCCTGCGGAGGCACCGACGACGACACCGCGGGCGGTGACGGCGACACCGGTGACCTGACGGTCTGGTTCATGGACGGCTCCGTGCCCGACGACGCGCAGGCGTGGCTCACCGACGAGTTCGCCGCGCAGAACCCGGGCTCGACGCTCACGATCGAGATCCAGCAGTGGGACGGCATCGTCGAGAAGCTCCAGACGGCCATGGCCTCGGAGTCCCAGACGCCCGACGTGGTCGAGGTCGGCAACACGCAGTCGCCGACGTACACGGCGGTCGGGGCGTTCGCCGACGTGACCGACGAGGTCGACGGCTGGGGCGGCGACGACCTCATCCAGTCGTTCATCGACATCGGGTCGGTCGACGACACCGTCTACACCGTCCCGTTCTACGCGGGGTCGCGCATCTTCTACTACAACAAGGACCTGTTCGCGGCCGCCGGCGTCGAGCCGCCCACCTCCCTCGACGACTTCACGGAGGTCGTCTCCACCCTCACGGAGGCCAACCCCGAGGGGACCGACGGGTTCCAGGGCGCCTACATCGCGGGCGTCGACCAGCACACCCTCGAGGCGTGGCTGTACACGAACGGCGGCCAGTACGCCGTGCAGGAGGGCGACCAGTGGGTCGGCAACCTGTCGAGCCCCGAGTCGATGGCCGCCATCGAGCAGGTCGCCGCGCTCTACGAGGCCGGCGTGCTCGGCGCCGAGGACTCCGTCGACGCCGCGCAGGAGCCGTGGAACGACTTCAACGAGGGTCGCGTCGCGATGTTCTCCGGCCTGACCTGGTCGTACCCGAACATCGCCGAGGAGCTGCGCGAGAACGACAAGGTCGGCGTCTTCGCGGTGCCCGGCCTGGAGGACGGCACGCTCGGCAAGACGTTCGCGGGTGGCTCGAACCTCGGCATCGCGGCGAAGAGCCAGCACCCCGAGCTCGCCGCCAAGGTGCTCGACCTGGTCTACTCCGACGACTTCCAGATCATGATGGCGCAGAACGGCTGGGTGCCCGGCAACACGACGTTCGCCGACGCGCAGGGCACGGCCGACAACGCGGCGCTCCTCGCCGAGGTCGCCGCGAACTCGCAGCTCACCCCGCCGGCCCGCTACTGGGCGCTCGTCGAGGGCGAGAACCTGGACAAGGACTTCTGGAAGGCGATCGCCACCGGGCAGGACCCGGCCACCGTGGCCGCGGACACCGACGCCCGCATGGAAGAGCTCCTCAACAAGTGACGTGACGACGCCGGGCGGGGCCGCGACGGTCCCGCCCGGCGTCGCCGTCCCCTCGTCACCCGGAGGTACCCGTGGCCGCACCCACCGCGCCGACACCACCCAGGACGACCCGTTCGTCACCCCGCCCCGCGCGACGCCGAGACCAGGGCTCGCGGCTGCCGTACGCGCTGCTCCTCGGGGCGACCGCCGTCGTGCTGCTCGCCCTCGGCTACCCGCTCGTGCGGCAGTTCGTCCTCGCGTTCCAGGACTACGGGCTGGAGCAGCAGTTCGGCGCCCCGGCCGAGTTCGTGGGGCTGGACAACTTCACCACCGTGCTCACCGACCCGTACACGTGGGAGGTGTTCGCCCGCTCCATCGTGTTCTGCCTCGTCACGGCCGCGGTGACGATCGTCGTCGGCGTGTTTGTCGCCGTCGTCATGATGCGGATGTCCGGGTGGGCGCGCCTGCTGCTGCAGACGGTGCTCCTGCTCGTCTGGGCCGTCCCGATCGTGTCGTCGCTGACGGTGTGGCAGCTGTTGTTCGACACCCGCTTCGGCGTCGTCAACTGGGTCCTGGAGCGCGTCGTGCCGTGGTGGCCCGACGACTACAACTGGCTGGGCCAGGCGACCGGCATGCTCACCATTGCCTCGATCATCATCATCTGGATGTCGGTGCCGCTGGTCGCGTTCATGGCGTACGCGGGCCTGAGCCAGGTCCCCGAGGAGGTCCACGAGGCCGCCGAGCTCGACGGCGCCGGGGTGTGGGCCCGCTTCTTCGGGGTCACCGTGCCGATGGTCGCCCCCGTGCTGCTGCTCATCGGCCTGCTGCAGATCATCTGGGACCTGCGGGTGTTCACGCAGATCAAGATCCTCCAGGACGCCGGCGCGCCGCTCGACGACACCGACGTGCTCGGCACGTACATCTTCCGGCTCGGCATCGGGCAGGGCGAGTTCGGGATGGCGGCCGCGACGGCCACGATCGTGCTCGGCCTGACGGTCCTGGTGACCCTGCCGTACGTCCACCAGCTCTTCAGGAACGACCGGGAGGTCTCGTCATGACCGCCGTCACGGAGGCCCCCGCACCGGCCGAGGCACGGACCGTCCCGACCGAGCGGCGGCGGGGACGGACCCGCGGTGCGCGCGTGCGGCGCGCGGCGAACGTGTTCGCCGTCGTCACCGCCGTCGTGTGGTTCTTCCCGCTGTACTGGATGATCAGCTCCGCGCTGCTGCCCAACTCCGAGTTCCGGTCGTCGACGCCGACGTTCGTCAACACCCATCCGACGACCGAGCACTTCGCGGGCGTCCTCGGCGACGACCGCTTCTGGTCGGCGATGACGGTCAGCCTCCAGGTCACGGGGATCTCGGTCGTGGTCGCGGTGTCGATGGCGTTCCTCGCGGCCGTCGCGATCTCCCGGTTCCGGTTCCGCGGCCGCAAGGCGGTCATCGCCTGCATCCTCGTCATCCAGATGATCCCCGCCGAGGCGCTGTTCATCTCCCAGTACAAGATGCTCGACGGCTGGGACCTGCTCAACAGCGTCGTCGGTCTGTCGATCCTTTACGTGGGCATCATCGTCCCGTTCAACATCTGGATCCTCAAGGGGTTCGTCGACGGCGTCCCGGTGGAGCTGGAGCACGCCGCGATGATCGACGGCTGCACGCGCGTCGGGTCGTTCGTGCGGATCACGCTCCCGCTGCTCGGCCCGGGCCTCGTGACCGGCGCGATCTTCGCGACGATCACGGCGTGGAACGAGTACACCCTCGCGCTGGTGGTGATGAGCGACGGCAACCAGACGCTGCCGCTGTGGCTCCAGTACTTCTCGGGAGCCAACCAGGCGACCAACTGGGGCGGCATCATGGCCGGCTCGCTGCTCATCGCCCTGCCGGTGATCGTGCTCTTCATGACGGTGCAGACCCGCATGGCCGCCGGGCTCACCGCGGGGGCGGTCAAGGGCTGAGGGCCTCCGGGTGCCGGGGCGCCCGGTAGGATCGAGGCGGCCGTGACTGGCGAAGGTGGACAACCACCGGGGAGCGGCCGCCTCGACGCCCGGACCTGACGGGCGCCGTCGAGACCGCCGTGAGCGCCGCCCGCCTGGGCGCCAGGGTTTCCGCGAAGACCTACCCGCGAGGAGACCACACCACGATGTCTGCCGCCCCCACCACCCCGGACGTCCAGCTCGCCGACGACGCGCAGCGTCCCGTGCGCCGCGCCCTGCTGAGCGTCTACGACAAGACCGGGCTCGTCGAGCTCGCCACCGCCCTGCACGCCGCGGGCGTCGAGCTCGTCTCCACGGGCTCCACCGCGTCGCGCATCGCCGACGCCGGGGTGCCGGTCACCCCCGTGGAGGACCTCACCGGGTTCCCCGAGTGCCTGGAGGGTCGCGTCAAGACGCTGCACCCGCGCGTGCACGCCGGCATCCTGGCCGACACCCGCAAGGCGGACCACCTGGCGCAGCTCGCCGAGCTGGGGATCGGCACGTTCGAGCTCGTCGTGGTGAACCTCTACCCGTTCGCCGCGACGGTCGCCTCGGGCGCCGCGCCGGACGCCGTCGTCGAGCAGATCGACATCGGCGGCCCCTCGATGGTGCGTGCCGCCGCGAAGAACCACCCGAGCGTAGCGGTCGTCGTCGACCCGGCCCGCTACGACGACGTCGTCGCGGCCGTCACCGGCGGCGGCTTCACGTTCGCCGAGCGCAAGCGTCTCGCCGCCGCGGCGTTCGCGCACACCGCGCAGTACGACGTCGCCGTGGCCGCCTGGTTCGCGTCGGTGTACGCGCCCGACGCCGCCGCGATCGAGTCGGGTCTGCCGGACGTCGCGGGCGCCGCCTATGAGCGCGCCGACGTGCTGCGCTACGGCGAGAACCCGCACCAGCGCGCCGCCCTCTACCGGGCCGTCGACGGCTCGACGGGCCTCGCGCAGGCCACGCAGCTGCACGGCAAGGCGATGAGCTACAACAACTACGTGGACGCCGACGCCGCGTGGCGCGCCGCCCACGACCACGCCGAGCCGGCCGTCGCCATCATCAAGCACGCGAACCCGTGCGGCATCGCGGTGGGCGAGGACGTCGCGCAGGCCCACGCCCGCGCGCACGCCACCGACCCGGTGTCCGCGTTCGGCGGCGTCATCGCCGCGAACCGGGTCGTGACGAAGGCCGCCGCCGAGCAGATCGCCCCGGTGTTCACCGAGGTCGTCGTGGCGCCGGGCTTCGAGCCCGAGGCGCTCGAGGTGCTCCGGGCCAAGAAGAACATCCGCCTGCTCGTCATGGACGCCCCCGCGGACGGTGCCGCTCGCGTGGAGACCCGCCCGGTCTCCGGCGGCCTGCTCGTGCAGGAGGTCGACCGGTTCCAGGCCGACGGCGACGACCCCGCCGCGTGGACCCTCGCCGCCGGCGAGCCCGCCGACGAGGCCACCCTCGCCGACCTCGCCTTCGCGTGGCGGGCCGTGCGCGCCGCGAAGTCGAACGCGATCCTGCTCGCCGCGGACGGCGCCGCCGTCGGCATCGGCATGGGCCAGGTCAACCGCGTCGACTCGTGCCGACTGTCCGTCGAGCGGGCGAACACGCTCGCCGACGGCGCGGAGCGGGCTCGTGGCGCCGTCGCCGCGTCGGACGCGTTCTTCCCGTTCGCCGACGGCCTGCAGGTGCTGCTCGACGCGGGCGTGCGTGCCGTCGTGCAGCCCGGCGGGTCGATCCGGGACGAGGAGGTCGTCGAGGCGGCCCGGGCGGCCGGCGTGACGATGTACCTCACCGGGACGCGCCACTTCGCGCACTGACGCCCTCGGGCCGGACTCCGGTCGGCCCGTCCGCCTCCGCCGAGCAACGAGCGTGCCGGCAGCCTCCCCTCACGGACCGTCCGAGGAGACTGCCGGCACGCTCGTCGCGTCTCGGCGTCCCCGGGAGGTGGAGAGCGGCCCGGCGGCAGGCGCCGTGCGCTCAGCCCGCGAGGGCGTCGCGCAGGCGCACGGCCGGGTCGGCGGCGGCGTCGAGGTCGACGACCAGCGGTGCGGGCCGGTTCATGGCCTTGCGCACCGCGCCGACGTCGCGGGGGGAGTCGACCAGGAGCACGGCGTGCACGGTCGCGGCGCCGTCACGCGTCGTCCCGGCGGCCCGCCCGTCCGTCGGCCCGGGCTCCACGGCGTCGGTCCAGAACGCCGCCCACGCGCCGTCGCCGGGCGTGCCACGCAGGACGGTGGGGTCGCCGCCGGGCATCCCGAACAGGGCGAGGTCGTGGCCGAGCTGGCGCGAGAACACATAGGGGGCGTGCGGCGCCCCGGCGTCGAGGCCGAGCAGCGCCCGCACGGTGTCGTCGGGGTCGTGCAGCGCCGAGGACCAGTGCCCGCCCGGCACCCGCCCGAGGACCGGGTGCGGCCGGGTCGCGGCGTCGCCGACGGCCCACAGCCCGGGCACGCCGGTGACGGCGCCCCGCGCGTCGACCCGCAGCGTGCCGACGTCGTCGAACGCGTCCGGGGGCAGGGTGGCACGCAGCCACGCGGTGGCGGGCCGGGCGCCGACGGCGGCGAGCACGACGTCGCCGGGGACGTGCTCGCCGGAGCCCAGGGTGACGCCGTCGGGGCGGACGCTGCTCGCGGGGGAGTCGAGGAGGAGCCGCACGCCGGCGTCGGCGAACCACGGGGCGAGCAGGCCGCCGACGCGGGTGCCGAGCTGGCGGGCCAGCGGCGCCGGTCCCGCCTCGACGACGGTGACGTGGGCCCCCGCCCCGGCGGCCACGCCCGCGACCTCGGACCCGACCCAGCCCGCCCCGACGACGACCAGCCGCACCCCGGCGCCCAGGTCGCGGCGCAGCCGCTCGGCGTCGGCGGCGGTGTGCAGGACGTCGGCTCCCCAGCCGGGCGGGACGACGGGGCGGGAGCCGCACGCGAGCACCACCGCGTCGGCGGCGAGGCTGTCGCCGGAGCGGGTGGTGACCGTGCCGGGCCGCCAGGCCACCGCGGGGTCGTCGAGCCGGACCTCGTCCGCGAGGACGCCGACGTCGACGCCGATGTCGGCGGACAGCCAGACGGGCTCCGGGCGGGTGAACAGGTCCTTGGACAGCGGGGGGCGGTCGTACGGGGGGACGCCCTCGTCGCCGAGCAGCACGACCCGGCCGGTGAAGCCGTGGGCACGCAGCGCCGCGACGCTCTGCGCGCCGGCGAGCCCGGCCCCGACGACGACCACGGTGCCGGGCGGCGAGGGACGGTCGGCTGCGGAGGCGCGGGCGGTGCTCACCCGGCCGACCCTACCGGGCACCGGCACGACCCGGAGGGGGCGTCCCGGCCTCCCGACCGGGGCCCGGACGGGCACCGCCCGACGGTACGCTCGTGGTCGTGGTCCCCGACTCCTCGCCCCCCGCGACCCCTCGCTGGCACGCCGTCGACGCCCCGGCGGCGTCCGGTCGCGCCGCGCCCAGCCCGGTGCCCGCCATCCTGGTGGTCCTCACCGGGATCGTCGCCACGGTCGTGCTGGGACTGACGGTCGACGCGCGGACGGGGGCGCTGACGCTGGCCGCGACGCTGGCGGTCGCCGGTGCCTGGCGCGCCACCTCGCCGACGGGGCCGGCCGGGCTGGCGATCCGCAGCCGCGGTTTCGACGTCTTCCTGTGCTGGTCGGCGGCCACCGGGCTGTCCGTGCTGGCCCTCACCGCGCCCGGCATCTGAGCGGACCGGCGGCCCCCGCCCCCGCGTCACGACCGCGGGCGCCCGGGACGGCGGCCGCCCCCCGACGCACGGAAGCCCGCGAGCAGCTGCTCGCGGGCTTCCGTGCGTCCGGGCCCGGTCGGCCCGTCGGACGTGGTGTCAGGGCTTGGCGGGCGGGGTGGCGTCGTCGCCCTCGGTGCGGGGCTCGTCCGTGGCGTCCACGACGGGCTCCTCGACGACGGGCTCGTCGACGACGGGCTCGGCGGCGACCGGCTCGTCCTCGACGACCTCGGTGACGACGACCTCCTCGACGACGTCGTCCTGCCGCGCCTCGACGGCGGCCGCGGTCGCGGTGGCCGTCGCGGCGACGGCCGCGGCCTGGGCGGCGGCGGGAGCGGTGCCCGGCTGCTCGTCCCAGGTGGGGTCCGCGACGCCCTCGGTCAGCTCGTCCGTGGCGGGCAGCGGGGCGAACGCGCGGGCGAACAGCGCGGCGAGGGCGGCGCCGACGAGCGGCGCGACGACGAACAGCCAGTACTGCTGGCCGACCTTGCCGTCGCCCCAGGCGTCCGGGGAGACGAGGGAGGCCAGCGACCGCGCCGGGTTGAACGACGTGTTCGTCACCAGCCATGAGACGATGTGCAGCGCGCCGAGGGTGAGGCCGATGACGACGGCCGGGTAGGCGATCTTCGCGCGCGGGTTGGTCACGCCGAGGATGACGCCGACGAACACGGCGGCGATGAGGATCTCGACGACGAGCGCGGGCAGCAGGTCGAACGTGGCCTGGCCCTGCGTGATCGTGTTGAGCGGCGAGAAGTCGCCGAACCCGTTGGCGGTGGAGGCGAGGACCTCGCCCTTGCTCGCCTTGCCGACCAGCGCGGCGTACGAGTCGGGGATGATGAGGAGCAGGAGGGCGCCGCACGCGGCCGCGCCGACGAGCTGGGCGACCCAGTAGGGCGCGAGGTCGGCCCAGCGGGCGCGACCGGCCAGCGTGAGACCGAACGTCACGGCCGGGTTGAAGTGCCCGCCGGACAGGTGCCCGACCGCCGCGATGGCGGCGATGAGCGCGATGCCGCCGGCGAGGGCGACCGTGAGGATCGAGCCGCCGTTGGCGGCGTTGAACGTCGCGGTGCCGACGATGCCGAGCACCAGCACGAAGGTGCCGAACGCCTCGGCGGCCAGGCGGGTGAACAGGCGGGGCGGTGTCGGCGCCCCGACCTCGACGTCGGTCAGGGTGTGCTCGGCCATGGTGGTCCTTTGCTGGTCGTCGGGTGAGATCACGTGCGCCGGTGCCGGGCGCGCGGTGATGCTGGCACCGGAACCTGGGAGGCGCCTGTGTGGCCGGCGCCACGTCCACGGTGCGACTCCTGCACCGTACCGTGCGGCGTCGGATCGGGGCGGCAACCGGGCCGTCGGAGGTGACTGCACCGGTCGGGTGCGCCAGAGTAGGGCCATGACTGCTCCCGTGAACGTCACCGTGACCGGCGCCGCCGGCCAGATCGGGTACGCACTGCTGTTCCGCATCGCCTCCGGCGCCATGCTGGGGCCCGACACCCCGGTGCGGCTCAAGCTGCTCGAGATCCCGCAGGCCGTCAAGGCGGCCGAGGGCACCGCGATGGAGCTCGACGACTGCGCCTTCCCCCTGCTGGCCGGCATCGACGTCGACGACGACGCCGCGCGGGCCTTCGACGGCACGAACGTCGCGCTGCTCGTCGGGGCCCGGCCCCGCGGCCCGGGCATGGAGCGCGGGGACCTGCTGGAGGCCAACGGCGGGA
This Isoptericola jiangsuensis DNA region includes the following protein-coding sequences:
- the purH gene encoding bifunctional phosphoribosylaminoimidazolecarboxamide formyltransferase/IMP cyclohydrolase, which codes for MSAAPTTPDVQLADDAQRPVRRALLSVYDKTGLVELATALHAAGVELVSTGSTASRIADAGVPVTPVEDLTGFPECLEGRVKTLHPRVHAGILADTRKADHLAQLAELGIGTFELVVVNLYPFAATVASGAAPDAVVEQIDIGGPSMVRAAAKNHPSVAVVVDPARYDDVVAAVTGGGFTFAERKRLAAAAFAHTAQYDVAVAAWFASVYAPDAAAIESGLPDVAGAAYERADVLRYGENPHQRAALYRAVDGSTGLAQATQLHGKAMSYNNYVDADAAWRAAHDHAEPAVAIIKHANPCGIAVGEDVAQAHARAHATDPVSAFGGVIAANRVVTKAAAEQIAPVFTEVVVAPGFEPEALEVLRAKKNIRLLVMDAPADGAARVETRPVSGGLLVQEVDRFQADGDDPAAWTLAAGEPADEATLADLAFAWRAVRAAKSNAILLAADGAAVGIGMGQVNRVDSCRLSVERANTLADGAERARGAVAASDAFFPFADGLQVLLDAGVRAVVQPGGSIRDEEVVEAARAAGVTMYLTGTRHFAH
- a CDS encoding carbohydrate ABC transporter permease — encoded protein: MTAVTEAPAPAEARTVPTERRRGRTRGARVRRAANVFAVVTAVVWFFPLYWMISSALLPNSEFRSSTPTFVNTHPTTEHFAGVLGDDRFWSAMTVSLQVTGISVVVAVSMAFLAAVAISRFRFRGRKAVIACILVIQMIPAEALFISQYKMLDGWDLLNSVVGLSILYVGIIVPFNIWILKGFVDGVPVELEHAAMIDGCTRVGSFVRITLPLLGPGLVTGAIFATITAWNEYTLALVVMSDGNQTLPLWLQYFSGANQATNWGGIMAGSLLIALPVIVLFMTVQTRMAAGLTAGAVKG
- a CDS encoding SDR family NAD(P)-dependent oxidoreductase, translated to MTELTLKHTVAEWLADPVGERVLTEMLAEAGTTPSSLAPARRLSLGRLVKLSRGKFPAEAADALVARAAELRAAGDTAPAATDAATGTAAPASETVAPEPAEWVEEITPGRFTGQTVVVTGAASGIGRATASRVAREGGRVVAVDMTRSGLDELAADLAATLPEGAAIVPVVADITDSAAVARVVEAAGDRIDALANVAGIMDRFAPVHSVDDGTWERVLGVNVTGTMKLMRAVVPGMLAAAEGRVVNVASEAGLRGSAAGAAYTASKHAVVGLTKNAAYMYTGTGVRVNAVAPGGVATGMQPRDVDEFGMGRVQAGMGIMADIAMPEQLAASITFLLSKDSTNVNGQVLASDGGWSAA
- a CDS encoding aquaporin — its product is MAEHTLTDVEVGAPTPPRLFTRLAAEAFGTFVLVLGIVGTATFNAANGGSILTVALAGGIALIAAIAAVGHLSGGHFNPAVTFGLTLAGRARWADLAPYWVAQLVGAAACGALLLLIIPDSYAALVGKASKGEVLASTANGFGDFSPLNTITQGQATFDLLPALVVEILIAAVFVGVILGVTNPRAKIAYPAVVIGLTLGALHIVSWLVTNTSFNPARSLASLVSPDAWGDGKVGQQYWLFVVAPLVGAALAALFARAFAPLPATDELTEGVADPTWDEQPGTAPAAAQAAAVAATATATAAAVEARQDDVVEEVVVTEVVEDEPVAAEPVVDEPVVEEPVVDATDEPRTEGDDATPPAKP
- a CDS encoding TetR/AcrR family transcriptional regulator; the encoded protein is MTTEAGSSSRRSNPGPRAAARNRAALLAAAREVFAEHGAHAPLNAVARRAGVGQGSLYRHFPDRVELVIALFEEQVVTLEQRGADPDARLADLLGLITRHAMDSVVSIDLVSARPEERPDPRLTDLRSRVADVLATRVDDAVRTGAVPPGTTVEDLLLGVELVTAALTRRPAVERAVYAARAWALLGFEAAPPR
- a CDS encoding DUF3017 domain-containing protein produces the protein MVPDSSPPATPRWHAVDAPAASGRAAPSPVPAILVVLTGIVATVVLGLTVDARTGALTLAATLAVAGAWRATSPTGPAGLAIRSRGFDVFLCWSAATGLSVLALTAPGI
- a CDS encoding carbohydrate ABC transporter permease; its protein translation is MAAPTAPTPPRTTRSSPRPARRRDQGSRLPYALLLGATAVVLLALGYPLVRQFVLAFQDYGLEQQFGAPAEFVGLDNFTTVLTDPYTWEVFARSIVFCLVTAAVTIVVGVFVAVVMMRMSGWARLLLQTVLLLVWAVPIVSSLTVWQLLFDTRFGVVNWVLERVVPWWPDDYNWLGQATGMLTIASIIIIWMSVPLVAFMAYAGLSQVPEEVHEAAELDGAGVWARFFGVTVPMVAPVLLLIGLLQIIWDLRVFTQIKILQDAGAPLDDTDVLGTYIFRLGIGQGEFGMAAATATIVLGLTVLVTLPYVHQLFRNDREVSS
- a CDS encoding extracellular solute-binding protein: MKRTRSLAAVATAAAAALVLTACGGTDDDTAGGDGDTGDLTVWFMDGSVPDDAQAWLTDEFAAQNPGSTLTIEIQQWDGIVEKLQTAMASESQTPDVVEVGNTQSPTYTAVGAFADVTDEVDGWGGDDLIQSFIDIGSVDDTVYTVPFYAGSRIFYYNKDLFAAAGVEPPTSLDDFTEVVSTLTEANPEGTDGFQGAYIAGVDQHTLEAWLYTNGGQYAVQEGDQWVGNLSSPESMAAIEQVAALYEAGVLGAEDSVDAAQEPWNDFNEGRVAMFSGLTWSYPNIAEELRENDKVGVFAVPGLEDGTLGKTFAGGSNLGIAAKSQHPELAAKVLDLVYSDDFQIMMAQNGWVPGNTTFADAQGTADNAALLAEVAANSQLTPPARYWALVEGENLDKDFWKAIATGQDPATVAADTDARMEELLNK
- a CDS encoding NAD(P)/FAD-dependent oxidoreductase — encoded protein: MSTARASAADRPSPPGTVVVVGAGLAGAQSVAALRAHGFTGRVVLLGDEGVPPYDRPPLSKDLFTRPEPVWLSADIGVDVGVLADEVRLDDPAVAWRPGTVTTRSGDSLAADAVVLACGSRPVVPPGWGADVLHTAADAERLRRDLGAGVRLVVVGAGWVGSEVAGVAAGAGAHVTVVEAGPAPLARQLGTRVGGLLAPWFADAGVRLLLDSPASSVRPDGVTLGSGEHVPGDVVLAAVGARPATAWLRATLPPDAFDDVGTLRVDARGAVTGVPGLWAVGDAATRPHPVLGRVPGGHWSSALHDPDDTVRALLGLDAGAPHAPYVFSRQLGHDLALFGMPGGDPTVLRGTPGDGAWAAFWTDAVEPGPTDGRAAGTTRDGAATVHAVLLVDSPRDVGAVRKAMNRPAPLVVDLDAAADPAVRLRDALAG